One Macrobrachium rosenbergii isolate ZJJX-2024 chromosome 10, ASM4041242v1, whole genome shotgun sequence DNA window includes the following coding sequences:
- the LOC136842880 gene encoding uncharacterized protein isoform X1 — protein MSDNTTNTSDVEDDGKSSEFTWINTHLRIYYLLAIAITGIIGNSISMAVFLGTRLKNHSSYYYLAFMGASDTLFLSFLCIQCLLNSQGLQWLRIEFLSSSAGCKMINYVMSTCTNISVWLTVAYTTERCIAVQYPLLRAQLCTVGRAKLVTAFVTVSNTIANLYVFPTVGRPPGFDNCGYFEEYLQLIRVVSVVDALVMMALPFVLIVCMNSMIVWKLWKLSDVFHGSAGTRHSSSRTFDGTGETPLSPIPVQSAQRYTFPQITLVPPLKLDRNNSPSIWKPSAVIPPSVIEKPPSQLQSNAATPECSDEQGKHEEMDLKIDAERRMTDPSLNTGERYKDMNLPAEDNEKEEAPVQDDQVQENIEAVVPFCNAKRSSVGRNDDQAPSREANEEEGAEQPGLSSDKREGGKKNDKSEKVFIDVNIRVIIDNGHTVSARGDLGKDDERDGDGGMDERSARNEAKRCDTAPACGSKVTRGQSNAKRGSLHVLKVLASEGKLEAVKSTL, from the exons ATGTCCGACAACACCACCAATACTTCCGATGTTGAAGATGATGGGAAATCTTCCGAATTCACCTGGATCAACACTCATTTGCGCATTTATTACCTGTTGGCCATCGCTATTACAG GCATTATCGGAAACTCCATCAGCATGGCAGTGTTCTTAGGAACCCGCCTGAAGAACCATTCCTCGTACTATTACTTGGCGTTCATGGGCGCTTCGGACACCCTGTTCCTCAGTTTCCTCTGCATCCAGTGTCTCCTGAACAGCCAGGGCCTGCAGTGGCTGAGGATCGAGTTTCTGAGCTCCTCTGCCGGTTGCAAGATGATCAACTACGTCATGTCGACTTGCACCAACATCAGCGTCTG GTTGACAGTGGCCTACACAACCGAAAGGTGCATCGCTGTCCAGTATCCGCTGCTCCGCGCCCAATTGTGCACCGTAGGGCGGGCTAAACTGGTCACGGCATTCGTAACTGTATCGAACACCATCGCTAACCTCTACGTGTTCCCGACTGTTGGAAGGCCGCCTggc TTCGACAACTGCGGGTACTTCGAGGAGTACCTACAACTCATCAGGGTCGTGTCGGTGGTGGACGCTTTGGTCATGATGGCGTTGCCTTTCGTCCTGATCGTCTGCATGAATTCCATGATCGTCTGGAAGTTGTGGAAGCTCTCCGACGTCTTCCACGGATCGGCTGGGACGCGCCATTCGTCTTCCAGGACG TTTGACGGAACAGGAGAAACGCCACTATCTCCCATTCCAGTTCAAAGTGCTCAGCGTTACACGTTCCCACAAATCACCCTGGTTCCACCGCTGAAATTAGACAGGAACAATTCCCCCTCCATTTGGAAGCCGAGTGCTGTTATCCCGCCGAGCGTGATCGAAAAGCCTCCTTCACAATTACAGTCAAATGCTGCAACACCAGAGTGTAGCGATGAACAGGGCAAACACGAGGAAATGGATTTAAAGATAGACGCAGAGAGGAGGATGACAGATCCGTCTTTGAATACGGGTGAGAGATACAAGGATATGAACCTCCCGGCTGAGGACAACGAGAAAGAAGAAGCTCCTGTGCAAGACGATCAAGTTCAAGAGAACATCGAAGCGGTTGTTCCATTTTGCAACGCGAAAAGATCGTCGGTGGGGCGCAATGACGATCAGGCGCCATCTCGCGAGGCCAACGAAGAAGAAGGCGCAGAGCAACCCGGACTTTCCAGCGacaagagggagggaggaaagaaaaacgaCAAGAGTGAGAAGGTGTTCATAGACGTCAACATCAGGGTGATCATCGATAATGGCCATACCGTGAGTGCTAGAGGAGATCTTGGTAAGGACGACGAACGCGACGGCGACGGAGGTATGGACGAACGAAGTGCGAGGAACGAAGCGAAGCGTTGCGATACCGCGCCTGCGTGTGGTAGTAAGGTCACTAGGGGTCAGAGTAACGCCAAAAGGGGCAGTCTCCATGTCCTCAAGGTACTGGCATCAGAGGGAAAGTTGGAGGCGGTAAAATCAACGTTGTGA
- the LOC136842880 gene encoding uncharacterized protein isoform X2 — protein sequence MAVFLGTRLKNHSSYYYLAFMGASDTLFLSFLCIQCLLNSQGLQWLRIEFLSSSAGCKMINYVMSTCTNISVWLTVAYTTERCIAVQYPLLRAQLCTVGRAKLVTAFVTVSNTIANLYVFPTVGRPPGFDNCGYFEEYLQLIRVVSVVDALVMMALPFVLIVCMNSMIVWKLWKLSDVFHGSAGTRHSSSRTFDGTGETPLSPIPVQSAQRYTFPQITLVPPLKLDRNNSPSIWKPSAVIPPSVIEKPPSQLQSNAATPECSDEQGKHEEMDLKIDAERRMTDPSLNTGERYKDMNLPAEDNEKEEAPVQDDQVQENIEAVVPFCNAKRSSVGRNDDQAPSREANEEEGAEQPGLSSDKREGGKKNDKSEKVFIDVNIRVIIDNGHTVSARGDLGKDDERDGDGGMDERSARNEAKRCDTAPACGSKVTRGQSNAKRGSLHVLKVLASEGKLEAVKSTL from the exons ATGGCAGTGTTCTTAGGAACCCGCCTGAAGAACCATTCCTCGTACTATTACTTGGCGTTCATGGGCGCTTCGGACACCCTGTTCCTCAGTTTCCTCTGCATCCAGTGTCTCCTGAACAGCCAGGGCCTGCAGTGGCTGAGGATCGAGTTTCTGAGCTCCTCTGCCGGTTGCAAGATGATCAACTACGTCATGTCGACTTGCACCAACATCAGCGTCTG GTTGACAGTGGCCTACACAACCGAAAGGTGCATCGCTGTCCAGTATCCGCTGCTCCGCGCCCAATTGTGCACCGTAGGGCGGGCTAAACTGGTCACGGCATTCGTAACTGTATCGAACACCATCGCTAACCTCTACGTGTTCCCGACTGTTGGAAGGCCGCCTggc TTCGACAACTGCGGGTACTTCGAGGAGTACCTACAACTCATCAGGGTCGTGTCGGTGGTGGACGCTTTGGTCATGATGGCGTTGCCTTTCGTCCTGATCGTCTGCATGAATTCCATGATCGTCTGGAAGTTGTGGAAGCTCTCCGACGTCTTCCACGGATCGGCTGGGACGCGCCATTCGTCTTCCAGGACG TTTGACGGAACAGGAGAAACGCCACTATCTCCCATTCCAGTTCAAAGTGCTCAGCGTTACACGTTCCCACAAATCACCCTGGTTCCACCGCTGAAATTAGACAGGAACAATTCCCCCTCCATTTGGAAGCCGAGTGCTGTTATCCCGCCGAGCGTGATCGAAAAGCCTCCTTCACAATTACAGTCAAATGCTGCAACACCAGAGTGTAGCGATGAACAGGGCAAACACGAGGAAATGGATTTAAAGATAGACGCAGAGAGGAGGATGACAGATCCGTCTTTGAATACGGGTGAGAGATACAAGGATATGAACCTCCCGGCTGAGGACAACGAGAAAGAAGAAGCTCCTGTGCAAGACGATCAAGTTCAAGAGAACATCGAAGCGGTTGTTCCATTTTGCAACGCGAAAAGATCGTCGGTGGGGCGCAATGACGATCAGGCGCCATCTCGCGAGGCCAACGAAGAAGAAGGCGCAGAGCAACCCGGACTTTCCAGCGacaagagggagggaggaaagaaaaacgaCAAGAGTGAGAAGGTGTTCATAGACGTCAACATCAGGGTGATCATCGATAATGGCCATACCGTGAGTGCTAGAGGAGATCTTGGTAAGGACGACGAACGCGACGGCGACGGAGGTATGGACGAACGAAGTGCGAGGAACGAAGCGAAGCGTTGCGATACCGCGCCTGCGTGTGGTAGTAAGGTCACTAGGGGTCAGAGTAACGCCAAAAGGGGCAGTCTCCATGTCCTCAAGGTACTGGCATCAGAGGGAAAGTTGGAGGCGGTAAAATCAACGTTGTGA
- the LOC136842881 gene encoding uncharacterized protein: MQTKGILFIWGIVASLVLLADGSANPAAGEIAAKFEEKGSVNLPSLEEPTEKVWLEIIEGTLRGGPMPKYLAERNYTFQVNETGAFSTTEGAKGSWNLTAYVHYRVAGNQSLREVFHIEELDVGDLRLVVGLKSAALFTLLGKEPYVSARAVGGETFVNKDGTLVQAGSFLGFGQGDGVFLSETQLEFSDFTLLLVNSSNSYSVSEEQYGGLITVDKEAYQLQGGIFRNSIPLSSYRGAGLPKTPEALARLYRESELSTPFIYATAGTVTGEQTVGLDGKYSGEIDSVTRVFPDRTFNATATIKATFRHEASTETHLQLRNLLDTVANSFLH, translated from the exons ATGCAGACGAAGGGCATTCTTTTCATTTGGGGCATCGTGGCCTCCTTAGTCCTGCTTGCAG ATGGCAGCGCCAATCCGGCTGCTGGCGAGATCGCGGCTAAATTCGAG GAAAAAGGATCTGTAAATCTTCCCAGCCTCGAAGAACCTACTGAGAAG GTATGGCTCGAGATCATTGAAGGAACACTCCGAGGGGGACCTATGCCCAAATACCTCGCCGAGAGGAACTACACCTTCCAAGTCAACGAGACGGGCGCCTTCAGCACCACGGAGGGCGCCAAGGGGTCGTGGAACCTAACCGCGTACGTACACTACCGCGTCGCCGGGAACCAATCCCTCCGCGAGGTGTTCCACATCGAGGAATTGGACGTGGGCGACCTGCGCCTCGTGGTGGGGCTGAAATCCGCGGCGCTGTTCACCCTCCTCGGGAAGGAGCCCTACGTGTCCGCCAGGGCGGTCGGGGGCGAGACCTTCGTCAACAAGGATGGGACCTTGGTGCAGGCGGGGAGCTTCCTCGGCTTCGGCCAGGGGGATGGGGTCTTCCTGAGTGAGACCCAGCTGGAATTCAGCGACTTCACTCTCCTTCTGGTCAACTCGTCCAACTCCTACAGCGTCTCCGAGGAGCAGTATGGAGGACTCATCACCGTCGACAAGGAAGCCTACCAACTGCAGGGCGGCATATTCAGGAACTCGATACCGCTGAGCAGTTACAGAGGGGCGGGGCTACCCAAGACTCCTGAAGCTCTGGCCCGCCTTTACAGAGAGTCTGAGCTATCGACGCCGTTCATCTATGCCACGGCAGGCACAGTCACAGGCGAACAGACAGTCGGATTGGATGGGAAATACAGCGGGGAAATAGACTCTGTCACAAGGGTCTTCCCAGACCGAACTTTCAACGCCACAGCAACCATAAAGGCGACCTTTAGGCACGAGGCCTCAACCGAAACGCATCTGCAGCTTCGGAATCTGCTCGACACTGTTGCCAACTCCTTCTTGCACTGA